Proteins encoded in a region of the Oscarella lobularis chromosome 17, ooOscLobu1.1, whole genome shotgun sequence genome:
- the LOC136197218 gene encoding ATPase family AAA domain-containing protein 2-like isoform X3 produces MGIRDPIEALGLIDGEPKRKWLDFTRRRSLAANRNAAAVAEVDSDPLEEVDSPRVRRKEIRRSRRAKRIKYHTLNVALIGDAIHRGQENFWSRVPHVRGSHSKKASLSTRAKDTISKKVEEEKEVGEEEENEEEEDDEEGEKEYEATSSSESSASEEESRTYNLRENRPAIQRYENEFGSRPNNSASTTIINSPAWRQNRRHHRARVLQNDSTTSSSSESDSEAKFSRRKKKSLARARRHVLPMNLTRADVTKKSLLRERVRVGSSLADIDPMAIDATCTFESVGGLARHVESLKEMLFFPLLYPDLYGKLGVTAPRGVLFHGPPGTGKTLVARALANECSKGERKVSFFMRKGADCLSKWFGESERQLRLLFDQAYKLRPSIIFFDEIDGLAPVRSSRQDQIHNSIVSTLLALMDGLDSRGDVIVIGATNRIDSIDPALRRPGRFDRELVFPLPADKAREQILKICTKSWVPPLSTDVLSDLVAQTSSYTGADLMALCSKAAMCALRRTYPQVYATTNKLAIDVDKVRVGEEDLCRALASFTPSCRRNNASPGKRLAPFLRPLLDSELEDLFDTAQRLLPGYQSLSNVLTTTSICDLDASSASTASNPAILIIGEVTHLGPGLIQMLEGLACFSLDIDSVLGRTVRSPEEACVEIIREAEKRTPCILYVPDVTSLWAAVTSSFHLTFLSLMRRMSTSILTVVTSLTPFDSLPEELRSVFRREMKTVVKVITSTGARKRRSFFEDLFLTYPLKEPAQQTKVPAHPSIPIVDTKRELSEKEKRRLEKERESTLRELRIFLRDLTNRLLADRKFTRFAKPVDKEDAPDYFEVIQNPMNLSMIMKKVDQGGYATPKQWLNDITLIRDNCFEYNPEDEVGCALRHRAASMHDIAYSWVSRELDSDFEALCEELEEGQKEKETTEEGDCETLAVVPGTETTDFDMSGFELHEDNDAENRSLVVDHDALERLLALVVLTTFDWNVRELEQAYSQLNSLVIRHKDCWDKTNLIKEMSDCVHGLESGSVTATTT; encoded by the exons ATGGGAATCAGA GATCCCATTGAAGCTTTGGGTCTAATCGACGGCGAACCGAAACGAAAATGGCTCGATTTCactcggcgtcgttcgctCGCAGCGAATcggaacgccgccgccgtcgccgaagtcgATTCGGATCCTTTGGAAGAAGTCGATTCTCCGCGCGTGCGCCGAAAAG AAATTCGTAGAAGTCGACGCGCCAAACGTATTAAATATCACACTTTGAATGTCGCTCTTATTGGAGATGCAATTCACAGGGGACAG gAGAATTTTTGGAGTCGAGTCCCGCACGTGCGGGGAAGTCATTCTAAAAAGGCTTCGCTCTCTACTAGAGCAAAGGATACGATTTCAaagaaagtcgaagaagagaaagaagtcggggaggaagaagagaacgaggaggaggaggacgacgaagaaggcgagaaagaatACGAAGCAACAAGCAGCAGCGAATCa TCTGCatccgaagaagaaagtcgcACGTACAATCTCCGCGAAAATCGTCCAGCGATCCAACGctacgaaaacgaattcgGCAGTCGCCCGAACAACTCCGCCTCGACAACGATAATCAACTCCCCCGCATGGCGTcagaatcgacgtcatcatcgcgcgcgcgttctccaaaacgattcgacgacgagttcttcgtccgaaagcgattcgGAAGCGAAATTCAGTCGACGTAAAAAGAAGAgtctcgctcgcgcgcgacgtcacgTTCTCCCAATGAATCTAACGCGCGCCGACgtgacgaaaaaatcgttgCTAAGGGAACGCGTTCGCGTCGGATCGAGTCTCGCCGACATCGATCCCATGGCGATCGATGCGACGTGCACGTTCGAGAGCGTCGGCGGTCTCGCGCGTCACGTGGAGTCGTTGAAGGAGATGCTCTTCTTTCCGCTTCTCTATCCGGATTTGTACGGGAAGTTGGGCGTGACGGCGCCGCGCGGCGTCCTCTTTCACGGGCCGCCGGGCACGGGGAAGACGTtggtcgcgcgcgcgctggCGAACGAGTGCAGCAAGGGCGAGCGGAAGGTGTCGTTCTTTATGAGAAAGGGAGCCGACTGCTTGAGCAAGTGGTTCGGCGAATCGGAAAGACAACTGAGGCTCCTATTTGATCAG gctTACAAGTTACGACCTTCGATTATTTTCTTTGATGAAATCGACGGTCTCGCTCCCGTCAGATCGAGTCGGCAAGATCAAATTCACAAttcgatcgtctcgacgcTTCTCGCTCTCATGGACGGCCTCGAttcgcgcggcgacgtcatcgtcataGGAGCGACGAATCGCATCGATTCGATCGATCCGGCACTTCGACGGCCGGGACGATTCGATCGCGAACTCGTCTTCCCACTTCCGGCCGACAAG GCGCGCGAGCAAATCCTAAAAATCTGCACCAAATCGTGGGTCCCCCCTCTCAGCACTGACGTCCTCTCAGACCTCGTCGCTcagacgtcgtcgtacaCGGGCGCCGATCTGATGGCCCTCTGCTCCAAAGCGGCCATGTGCGCACTTCGACGCACGTATCCGCAAGTCTACGCAACGACCAATAAATTGGCTATCGACGTCGATAAGGttcgcgtcggcgaagagGATCTGTGTCGCGCTTTAGCGTCCTTCACGCCGTCTTGCCGACGTAACAACGCGTCGCCAGGGAAACGGCTTGcaccgtttcttcgtccCCTACTGGATTCCGAACTCGAAGACCTGTTCGACACGGCTCAGCGTCTACTTCCGGGATATCAGTCGCTTAGCAACGTCTTGACAACGACTTCTATTTGCGATTTGGATGCCAGCTCGGCGTCTACGGCTTCGAATCCTGCGATTCTAATCATAGGTGAAGTGACTCACTTGGGGCCTGGCCTCATTCAAATGCTCGAAGGGCTTGCCTGTTTTTCTCTCGACATCGATTCTGTTCTTGGTCGCACGGTGAGAAGCCCGGAGGAAGCTTGCGTAGag ATTATACGGGAAGCCGAGAAGCGCACTCCTTGTATTTTATACGTTCccgacgtgacgtcattgtgggcggcagtgacgtcatcatttcaCCTAACCTTTCTGTCTCTGATGAGAAGAATGTCGACTTCGATTCTCACCGTCGTGACGAGTTTGACGCCTTTCGACTCACTTCCGGAAGAGCTACGCAGCGTATTTCGGCGAGAAATGAAAACGGTTGTCAAGGTGATCACGTCTACGGGTGCCAGAAAAAGGCGTTCCTTCTTCGAAGATCTTTTCTTGACGTATCCGTTGAAGGAGCCCGCGCAACAGACAAAGG TTCCTGCTCATCCTTCTATTCCAATCGTGGATACGAAACGTGAGCTGtcggaaaaggagaagcgTCGCTTGGAGAAGGAACGCGAATCGACGCTCCGAGAATTGCGCATCTTTTTGCGAGATCTCACAAATCGGCTTCTCGCCGATCGAAAGTTCACGCGCTTCGCAAAGCCCGTCGACAAAGAAGAT GCTCCCGATTATTTCGAAGTGATCCAAAACCCGATGAATCTGTCGATGATAATGAAAAAAGTCGACCAAGGCGGCTACGCGACTCCAAAACAGTGGCTCAACGATATCACGTTGATTCGAGATAATTGCTTTGAGTACAACCCGGAAGATGAAGTCGGATGCGCGCTGCGTCACAGAGCGGCCTCTATGCATGACATAGCGTACTCGTGGGTCTCCAGGGAACTGGATTCCGATTTTGAAGCT CTGTGCGAGGAGTTGGAAGAGgggcagaaagaaaaggagactACGGAAGAAGGTG ATTGTGAGACATTGGCCGTGGTGCCTGGCACTGAGACGACTGATTTCGACATGAGTGGATTCGAGTTACATGAAGACAATGATGCCGAAA ATCGTTCTTTGGTGGTCGATCATGATGCTCTTGAAAGATTACTTGCCCTAGTCGTTCTGACGACTTTCGATTGGAACGTCCGCGAACTGGAGCAAGCCTACAGTCAGCTCAATTCTTTGGTGATCAGACATAAGGATTGTTGGGACAAAACGAATCTAATCAag GAGATGAGCGATTGCGTGCATGGGCTCGAAAGCGGCAGCGTCACAGCAACAACCACTTGA
- the LOC136197218 gene encoding ATPase family AAA domain-containing protein 2-like isoform X1 produces MTSSGRKTRRSAPVEKSTSPGRRITRSLTSEMGIRDPIEALGLIDGEPKRKWLDFTRRRSLAANRNAAAVAEVDSDPLEEVDSPRVRRKEIRRSRRAKRIKYHTLNVALIGDAIHRGQENFWSRVPHVRGSHSKKASLSTRAKDTISKKVEEEKEVGEEEENEEEEDDEEGEKEYEATSSSESSASEEESRTYNLRENRPAIQRYENEFGSRPNNSASTTIINSPAWRQNRRHHRARVLQNDSTTSSSSESDSEAKFSRRKKKSLARARRHVLPMNLTRADVTKKSLLRERVRVGSSLADIDPMAIDATCTFESVGGLARHVESLKEMLFFPLLYPDLYGKLGVTAPRGVLFHGPPGTGKTLVARALANECSKGERKVSFFMRKGADCLSKWFGESERQLRLLFDQAYKLRPSIIFFDEIDGLAPVRSSRQDQIHNSIVSTLLALMDGLDSRGDVIVIGATNRIDSIDPALRRPGRFDRELVFPLPADKAREQILKICTKSWVPPLSTDVLSDLVAQTSSYTGADLMALCSKAAMCALRRTYPQVYATTNKLAIDVDKVRVGEEDLCRALASFTPSCRRNNASPGKRLAPFLRPLLDSELEDLFDTAQRLLPGYQSLSNVLTTTSICDLDASSASTASNPAILIIGEVTHLGPGLIQMLEGLACFSLDIDSVLGRTVRSPEEACVEIIREAEKRTPCILYVPDVTSLWAAVTSSFHLTFLSLMRRMSTSILTVVTSLTPFDSLPEELRSVFRREMKTVVKVITSTGARKRRSFFEDLFLTYPLKEPAQQTKVPAHPSIPIVDTKRELSEKEKRRLEKERESTLRELRIFLRDLTNRLLADRKFTRFAKPVDKEDAPDYFEVIQNPMNLSMIMKKVDQGGYATPKQWLNDITLIRDNCFEYNPEDEVGCALRHRAASMHDIAYSWVSRELDSDFEALCEELEEGQKEKETTEEGDCETLAVVPGTETTDFDMSGFELHEDNDAENRSLVVDHDALERLLALVVLTTFDWNVRELEQAYSQLNSLVIRHKDCWDKTNLIKEMSDCVHGLESGSVTATTT; encoded by the exons ATGACATCGAGTGGCAGGAAAACGCGCCGCTCGGCGCCTGTAGAGAAAAGCACGTCGCCAGGACGTCGCATCACACGATCGCTTACCTCAGAAATGGGAATCAGA GATCCCATTGAAGCTTTGGGTCTAATCGACGGCGAACCGAAACGAAAATGGCTCGATTTCactcggcgtcgttcgctCGCAGCGAATcggaacgccgccgccgtcgccgaagtcgATTCGGATCCTTTGGAAGAAGTCGATTCTCCGCGCGTGCGCCGAAAAG AAATTCGTAGAAGTCGACGCGCCAAACGTATTAAATATCACACTTTGAATGTCGCTCTTATTGGAGATGCAATTCACAGGGGACAG gAGAATTTTTGGAGTCGAGTCCCGCACGTGCGGGGAAGTCATTCTAAAAAGGCTTCGCTCTCTACTAGAGCAAAGGATACGATTTCAaagaaagtcgaagaagagaaagaagtcggggaggaagaagagaacgaggaggaggaggacgacgaagaaggcgagaaagaatACGAAGCAACAAGCAGCAGCGAATCa TCTGCatccgaagaagaaagtcgcACGTACAATCTCCGCGAAAATCGTCCAGCGATCCAACGctacgaaaacgaattcgGCAGTCGCCCGAACAACTCCGCCTCGACAACGATAATCAACTCCCCCGCATGGCGTcagaatcgacgtcatcatcgcgcgcgcgttctccaaaacgattcgacgacgagttcttcgtccgaaagcgattcgGAAGCGAAATTCAGTCGACGTAAAAAGAAGAgtctcgctcgcgcgcgacgtcacgTTCTCCCAATGAATCTAACGCGCGCCGACgtgacgaaaaaatcgttgCTAAGGGAACGCGTTCGCGTCGGATCGAGTCTCGCCGACATCGATCCCATGGCGATCGATGCGACGTGCACGTTCGAGAGCGTCGGCGGTCTCGCGCGTCACGTGGAGTCGTTGAAGGAGATGCTCTTCTTTCCGCTTCTCTATCCGGATTTGTACGGGAAGTTGGGCGTGACGGCGCCGCGCGGCGTCCTCTTTCACGGGCCGCCGGGCACGGGGAAGACGTtggtcgcgcgcgcgctggCGAACGAGTGCAGCAAGGGCGAGCGGAAGGTGTCGTTCTTTATGAGAAAGGGAGCCGACTGCTTGAGCAAGTGGTTCGGCGAATCGGAAAGACAACTGAGGCTCCTATTTGATCAG gctTACAAGTTACGACCTTCGATTATTTTCTTTGATGAAATCGACGGTCTCGCTCCCGTCAGATCGAGTCGGCAAGATCAAATTCACAAttcgatcgtctcgacgcTTCTCGCTCTCATGGACGGCCTCGAttcgcgcggcgacgtcatcgtcataGGAGCGACGAATCGCATCGATTCGATCGATCCGGCACTTCGACGGCCGGGACGATTCGATCGCGAACTCGTCTTCCCACTTCCGGCCGACAAG GCGCGCGAGCAAATCCTAAAAATCTGCACCAAATCGTGGGTCCCCCCTCTCAGCACTGACGTCCTCTCAGACCTCGTCGCTcagacgtcgtcgtacaCGGGCGCCGATCTGATGGCCCTCTGCTCCAAAGCGGCCATGTGCGCACTTCGACGCACGTATCCGCAAGTCTACGCAACGACCAATAAATTGGCTATCGACGTCGATAAGGttcgcgtcggcgaagagGATCTGTGTCGCGCTTTAGCGTCCTTCACGCCGTCTTGCCGACGTAACAACGCGTCGCCAGGGAAACGGCTTGcaccgtttcttcgtccCCTACTGGATTCCGAACTCGAAGACCTGTTCGACACGGCTCAGCGTCTACTTCCGGGATATCAGTCGCTTAGCAACGTCTTGACAACGACTTCTATTTGCGATTTGGATGCCAGCTCGGCGTCTACGGCTTCGAATCCTGCGATTCTAATCATAGGTGAAGTGACTCACTTGGGGCCTGGCCTCATTCAAATGCTCGAAGGGCTTGCCTGTTTTTCTCTCGACATCGATTCTGTTCTTGGTCGCACGGTGAGAAGCCCGGAGGAAGCTTGCGTAGag ATTATACGGGAAGCCGAGAAGCGCACTCCTTGTATTTTATACGTTCccgacgtgacgtcattgtgggcggcagtgacgtcatcatttcaCCTAACCTTTCTGTCTCTGATGAGAAGAATGTCGACTTCGATTCTCACCGTCGTGACGAGTTTGACGCCTTTCGACTCACTTCCGGAAGAGCTACGCAGCGTATTTCGGCGAGAAATGAAAACGGTTGTCAAGGTGATCACGTCTACGGGTGCCAGAAAAAGGCGTTCCTTCTTCGAAGATCTTTTCTTGACGTATCCGTTGAAGGAGCCCGCGCAACAGACAAAGG TTCCTGCTCATCCTTCTATTCCAATCGTGGATACGAAACGTGAGCTGtcggaaaaggagaagcgTCGCTTGGAGAAGGAACGCGAATCGACGCTCCGAGAATTGCGCATCTTTTTGCGAGATCTCACAAATCGGCTTCTCGCCGATCGAAAGTTCACGCGCTTCGCAAAGCCCGTCGACAAAGAAGAT GCTCCCGATTATTTCGAAGTGATCCAAAACCCGATGAATCTGTCGATGATAATGAAAAAAGTCGACCAAGGCGGCTACGCGACTCCAAAACAGTGGCTCAACGATATCACGTTGATTCGAGATAATTGCTTTGAGTACAACCCGGAAGATGAAGTCGGATGCGCGCTGCGTCACAGAGCGGCCTCTATGCATGACATAGCGTACTCGTGGGTCTCCAGGGAACTGGATTCCGATTTTGAAGCT CTGTGCGAGGAGTTGGAAGAGgggcagaaagaaaaggagactACGGAAGAAGGTG ATTGTGAGACATTGGCCGTGGTGCCTGGCACTGAGACGACTGATTTCGACATGAGTGGATTCGAGTTACATGAAGACAATGATGCCGAAA ATCGTTCTTTGGTGGTCGATCATGATGCTCTTGAAAGATTACTTGCCCTAGTCGTTCTGACGACTTTCGATTGGAACGTCCGCGAACTGGAGCAAGCCTACAGTCAGCTCAATTCTTTGGTGATCAGACATAAGGATTGTTGGGACAAAACGAATCTAATCAag GAGATGAGCGATTGCGTGCATGGGCTCGAAAGCGGCAGCGTCACAGCAACAACCACTTGA
- the LOC136197218 gene encoding ATPase family AAA domain-containing protein 2-like isoform X2, translated as MTSSGRKTRRSAPVEKSTSPGRRITRSLTSEMGIRDPIEALGLIDGEPKRKWLDFTRRRSLAANRNAAAVAEVDSDPLEEVDSPRVRRKEIRRSRRAKRIKYHTLNVALIGDAIHRGQENFWSRVPHVRGSHSKKASLSTRAKDTISKKVEEEKEVGEEEENEEEEDDEEGEKEYEATSSSESSASEEESRTYNLRENRPAIQRYENEFGSRPNNSASTTIINSPAWRQNRRHHRARVLQNDSTTSSSSESDSEAKFSRRKKKSLARARRHVLPMNLTRADVTKKSLLRERVRVGSSLADIDPMAIDATCTFESVGGLARHVESLKEMLFFPLLYPDLYGKLGVTAPRGVLFHGPPGTGKTLVARALANECSKGERKVSFFMRKGADCLSKWFGESERQLRLLFDQAYKLRPSIIFFDEIDGLAPVRSSRQDQIHNSIVSTLLALMDGLDSRGDVIVIGATNRIDSIDPALRRPGRFDRELVFPLPADKAREQILKICTKSWVPPLSTDVLSDLVAQTSSYTGADLMALCSKAAMCALRRTYPQVYATTNKLAIDVDKVRVGEEDLCRALASFTPSCRRNNASPGKRLAPFLRPLLDSELEDLFDTAQRLLPGYQSLSNVLTTTSICDLDASSASTASNPAILIIGEVTHLGPGLIQMLEGLACFSLDIDSVLGRTVRSPEEACVEIIREAEKRTPCILYVPDVTSLWAAVTSSFHLTFLSLMRRMSTSILTVVTSLTPFDSLPEELRSVFRREMKTVVKVITSTGARKRRSFFEDLFLTYPLKEPAQQTKVPAHPSIPIVDTKRELSEKEKRRLEKERESTLRELRIFLRDLTNRLLADRKFTRFAKPVDKEDAPDYFEVIQNPMNLSMIMKKVDQGGYATPKQWLNDITLIRDNCFEYNPEDEVGCALRHRAASMHDIAYSWVSRELDSDFEALCEELEEGQKEKETTEEDCETLAVVPGTETTDFDMSGFELHEDNDAENRSLVVDHDALERLLALVVLTTFDWNVRELEQAYSQLNSLVIRHKDCWDKTNLIKEMSDCVHGLESGSVTATTT; from the exons ATGACATCGAGTGGCAGGAAAACGCGCCGCTCGGCGCCTGTAGAGAAAAGCACGTCGCCAGGACGTCGCATCACACGATCGCTTACCTCAGAAATGGGAATCAGA GATCCCATTGAAGCTTTGGGTCTAATCGACGGCGAACCGAAACGAAAATGGCTCGATTTCactcggcgtcgttcgctCGCAGCGAATcggaacgccgccgccgtcgccgaagtcgATTCGGATCCTTTGGAAGAAGTCGATTCTCCGCGCGTGCGCCGAAAAG AAATTCGTAGAAGTCGACGCGCCAAACGTATTAAATATCACACTTTGAATGTCGCTCTTATTGGAGATGCAATTCACAGGGGACAG gAGAATTTTTGGAGTCGAGTCCCGCACGTGCGGGGAAGTCATTCTAAAAAGGCTTCGCTCTCTACTAGAGCAAAGGATACGATTTCAaagaaagtcgaagaagagaaagaagtcggggaggaagaagagaacgaggaggaggaggacgacgaagaaggcgagaaagaatACGAAGCAACAAGCAGCAGCGAATCa TCTGCatccgaagaagaaagtcgcACGTACAATCTCCGCGAAAATCGTCCAGCGATCCAACGctacgaaaacgaattcgGCAGTCGCCCGAACAACTCCGCCTCGACAACGATAATCAACTCCCCCGCATGGCGTcagaatcgacgtcatcatcgcgcgcgcgttctccaaaacgattcgacgacgagttcttcgtccgaaagcgattcgGAAGCGAAATTCAGTCGACGTAAAAAGAAGAgtctcgctcgcgcgcgacgtcacgTTCTCCCAATGAATCTAACGCGCGCCGACgtgacgaaaaaatcgttgCTAAGGGAACGCGTTCGCGTCGGATCGAGTCTCGCCGACATCGATCCCATGGCGATCGATGCGACGTGCACGTTCGAGAGCGTCGGCGGTCTCGCGCGTCACGTGGAGTCGTTGAAGGAGATGCTCTTCTTTCCGCTTCTCTATCCGGATTTGTACGGGAAGTTGGGCGTGACGGCGCCGCGCGGCGTCCTCTTTCACGGGCCGCCGGGCACGGGGAAGACGTtggtcgcgcgcgcgctggCGAACGAGTGCAGCAAGGGCGAGCGGAAGGTGTCGTTCTTTATGAGAAAGGGAGCCGACTGCTTGAGCAAGTGGTTCGGCGAATCGGAAAGACAACTGAGGCTCCTATTTGATCAG gctTACAAGTTACGACCTTCGATTATTTTCTTTGATGAAATCGACGGTCTCGCTCCCGTCAGATCGAGTCGGCAAGATCAAATTCACAAttcgatcgtctcgacgcTTCTCGCTCTCATGGACGGCCTCGAttcgcgcggcgacgtcatcgtcataGGAGCGACGAATCGCATCGATTCGATCGATCCGGCACTTCGACGGCCGGGACGATTCGATCGCGAACTCGTCTTCCCACTTCCGGCCGACAAG GCGCGCGAGCAAATCCTAAAAATCTGCACCAAATCGTGGGTCCCCCCTCTCAGCACTGACGTCCTCTCAGACCTCGTCGCTcagacgtcgtcgtacaCGGGCGCCGATCTGATGGCCCTCTGCTCCAAAGCGGCCATGTGCGCACTTCGACGCACGTATCCGCAAGTCTACGCAACGACCAATAAATTGGCTATCGACGTCGATAAGGttcgcgtcggcgaagagGATCTGTGTCGCGCTTTAGCGTCCTTCACGCCGTCTTGCCGACGTAACAACGCGTCGCCAGGGAAACGGCTTGcaccgtttcttcgtccCCTACTGGATTCCGAACTCGAAGACCTGTTCGACACGGCTCAGCGTCTACTTCCGGGATATCAGTCGCTTAGCAACGTCTTGACAACGACTTCTATTTGCGATTTGGATGCCAGCTCGGCGTCTACGGCTTCGAATCCTGCGATTCTAATCATAGGTGAAGTGACTCACTTGGGGCCTGGCCTCATTCAAATGCTCGAAGGGCTTGCCTGTTTTTCTCTCGACATCGATTCTGTTCTTGGTCGCACGGTGAGAAGCCCGGAGGAAGCTTGCGTAGag ATTATACGGGAAGCCGAGAAGCGCACTCCTTGTATTTTATACGTTCccgacgtgacgtcattgtgggcggcagtgacgtcatcatttcaCCTAACCTTTCTGTCTCTGATGAGAAGAATGTCGACTTCGATTCTCACCGTCGTGACGAGTTTGACGCCTTTCGACTCACTTCCGGAAGAGCTACGCAGCGTATTTCGGCGAGAAATGAAAACGGTTGTCAAGGTGATCACGTCTACGGGTGCCAGAAAAAGGCGTTCCTTCTTCGAAGATCTTTTCTTGACGTATCCGTTGAAGGAGCCCGCGCAACAGACAAAGG TTCCTGCTCATCCTTCTATTCCAATCGTGGATACGAAACGTGAGCTGtcggaaaaggagaagcgTCGCTTGGAGAAGGAACGCGAATCGACGCTCCGAGAATTGCGCATCTTTTTGCGAGATCTCACAAATCGGCTTCTCGCCGATCGAAAGTTCACGCGCTTCGCAAAGCCCGTCGACAAAGAAGAT GCTCCCGATTATTTCGAAGTGATCCAAAACCCGATGAATCTGTCGATGATAATGAAAAAAGTCGACCAAGGCGGCTACGCGACTCCAAAACAGTGGCTCAACGATATCACGTTGATTCGAGATAATTGCTTTGAGTACAACCCGGAAGATGAAGTCGGATGCGCGCTGCGTCACAGAGCGGCCTCTATGCATGACATAGCGTACTCGTGGGTCTCCAGGGAACTGGATTCCGATTTTGAAGCT CTGTGCGAGGAGTTGGAAGAGgggcagaaagaaaaggagactACGGAAGAAG ATTGTGAGACATTGGCCGTGGTGCCTGGCACTGAGACGACTGATTTCGACATGAGTGGATTCGAGTTACATGAAGACAATGATGCCGAAA ATCGTTCTTTGGTGGTCGATCATGATGCTCTTGAAAGATTACTTGCCCTAGTCGTTCTGACGACTTTCGATTGGAACGTCCGCGAACTGGAGCAAGCCTACAGTCAGCTCAATTCTTTGGTGATCAGACATAAGGATTGTTGGGACAAAACGAATCTAATCAag GAGATGAGCGATTGCGTGCATGGGCTCGAAAGCGGCAGCGTCACAGCAACAACCACTTGA